A single region of the Streptomyces sp. NBC_01803 genome encodes:
- a CDS encoding TerD family protein, which yields MGVSLSKGGNVSLTKEAPGLTAILVGLGWDVRTTTGAAYDLDASALLCTGSGKVASDQHFVFFNNLTSPDGSVEHTGDNLTGEGEGDDEIIKVNLATVPAEISTIVFPVSIYDAANRGQSFGQIRNAFIRIVNQANGAEIARYDLSEDAATETAMIFGEVYRHGEEWKFRAVGQGYASGLAGIATDYGVNV from the coding sequence ATGGGAGTTTCCCTTTCCAAGGGCGGCAACGTCTCACTGACCAAGGAGGCGCCGGGCCTGACGGCGATTCTGGTCGGACTGGGCTGGGATGTGCGGACGACGACGGGTGCCGCCTACGACTTGGACGCCAGCGCGCTGCTGTGCACCGGCTCCGGCAAGGTCGCCTCGGACCAGCACTTCGTCTTCTTCAACAACCTGACCAGTCCGGACGGTTCGGTGGAGCACACCGGGGACAACCTGACGGGTGAGGGTGAGGGCGACGACGAGATCATCAAGGTGAACCTGGCGACCGTGCCCGCCGAGATCTCCACCATCGTCTTCCCCGTGTCGATCTACGACGCCGCCAACCGCGGCCAGAGCTTCGGCCAGATCCGCAACGCCTTCATCCGCATCGTCAACCAGGCCAACGGCGCGGAGATCGCCCGGTACGACCTGAGCGAGGACGCCGCGACCGAGACGGCGATGATCTTCGGCGAGGTGTATCGCCACGGCGAGGAGTGGAAGTTCCGCGCGGTGGGCCAGGGTTACGCCTCGGGCCTGGCGGGGATCGCCACCGACTACGGCGTCAACGTCTGA
- a CDS encoding long-chain-fatty-acid--CoA ligase: protein MTNLARNLIEAARRFPDRAAVRLGERELTYAGLDRVSARVAAELRGRGLAAGDRVGLMLPNVPEFVALYYGVLRAGGVVVPLNPLLKERETAYHLQDSGAALIYAWHEAPGEAAKGAAAAGVQLVEVVPGAFEAPEGEAPEDEAPVRDGYEADRRDGDIAVILYTSGTTGRPKGAALTHGALAHNCAVNVATIQHLGPDDVILGALPLFHTFGQTCAMNSAVLSGACLTLMPRFDPGAVFEIIARDRVTVFDGVPTMYTGLLHHPGAAGADVSSLRLCVSGGASLPVEILHGFEKAFGCVILEGYGLSEASPLVSFNHPDRPRKAGSIGTPIRDVAVRLLDASGTDVGTGEVGEIAVRGPNLMHGYWNRSKETHETMPDGWLRTGDLARQDEDGYLYIVDRTKDLIIRGGYNVYPRELEEVLYEHPAVAEAAVIGVPHDRLGEEVAAAVALKPGTRADADEIRDFVQQRVAAYKYPRRVWFLPALPKGATGKILKRAIQPPPSEPSRTAVFTFTTSDDVTIHVREWLPDGPPRAVVQIAHGMGEHSARYTPLAQALAARGYAVYADDHRGHGLSMHAGPGVLGDDGWNQLVEDLATLSATARQRHPGLPLVLLGHSLGSFAAQQYVMDHPGLADVVVLCGTTAVDGLFARLIEAGPDVMAAFNAPFQPARTDADWLSRDEAQVDAYLADPWCGFTLDDTAMAELSTAASSRLAEPLGIPADLPVYVLVGDQDPLNAHLSLSALLVERYRKAGLNRLTYRTYPGARHELFNEINRDEVVADLLAWLDDVTR from the coding sequence GTGACCAATCTGGCGAGGAATCTGATCGAAGCGGCCCGCCGTTTCCCGGACCGCGCCGCCGTGCGCCTGGGCGAGCGTGAACTGACCTACGCCGGGCTCGACCGCGTCTCGGCCCGCGTCGCGGCCGAGCTGCGCGGCAGGGGCCTGGCGGCCGGCGACCGGGTGGGCCTGATGCTGCCCAACGTCCCCGAGTTCGTCGCCCTCTACTACGGCGTGCTGCGGGCCGGCGGCGTCGTCGTCCCGCTGAACCCGCTGCTGAAGGAGCGGGAGACCGCGTACCACCTCCAGGACTCGGGCGCCGCCCTCATCTACGCCTGGCACGAGGCCCCCGGCGAGGCCGCCAAGGGCGCCGCCGCGGCCGGCGTCCAGCTGGTCGAGGTCGTCCCCGGCGCCTTCGAGGCACCCGAAGGCGAGGCACCCGAGGACGAGGCACCCGTCCGGGACGGCTACGAGGCGGACCGCCGGGACGGCGACATCGCCGTGATCCTCTACACCTCGGGCACCACGGGCCGACCCAAGGGCGCCGCCCTCACCCACGGCGCGCTCGCCCACAACTGCGCGGTCAACGTCGCGACCATCCAGCACCTCGGCCCCGACGACGTGATCCTCGGAGCGCTCCCGCTCTTCCACACCTTCGGGCAGACCTGCGCCATGAACTCCGCCGTGCTCAGCGGCGCCTGCCTCACCCTGATGCCCCGCTTCGACCCCGGCGCCGTCTTCGAGATCATCGCCCGGGACCGGGTGACCGTCTTCGACGGCGTGCCCACCATGTACACCGGCCTGCTCCACCACCCGGGGGCCGCCGGGGCCGACGTCTCCAGCCTGCGGCTGTGCGTCTCGGGCGGCGCCTCGCTCCCGGTCGAGATCCTGCACGGCTTCGAGAAGGCGTTCGGCTGCGTGATCCTGGAGGGCTACGGCCTCTCGGAGGCGTCACCTCTGGTCTCCTTCAACCACCCCGACCGCCCGCGCAAGGCCGGCTCCATCGGCACGCCCATCCGGGACGTCGCGGTGCGGCTGCTCGACGCCTCCGGCACCGACGTCGGCACCGGCGAGGTCGGCGAGATCGCCGTCCGCGGCCCGAACCTGATGCACGGCTACTGGAACCGCTCCAAGGAGACCCACGAGACGATGCCCGACGGCTGGCTGCGCACCGGCGACCTTGCCCGCCAGGACGAGGACGGGTACCTCTATATCGTCGACCGCACCAAGGACCTCATCATCCGCGGCGGGTACAACGTCTACCCGCGCGAGCTGGAGGAGGTGCTCTACGAACACCCCGCCGTCGCCGAGGCCGCGGTCATCGGCGTCCCCCACGACCGCCTCGGCGAGGAGGTCGCCGCGGCCGTCGCCCTCAAGCCCGGCACCCGCGCCGACGCCGACGAGATACGCGACTTCGTCCAGCAGCGCGTCGCCGCCTACAAATACCCCCGACGCGTATGGTTCCTCCCCGCTCTTCCCAAGGGAGCCACCGGCAAGATCCTCAAGCGCGCCATCCAGCCACCACCGTCCGAACCGTCAAGGACCGCCGTGTTCACCTTCACCACCAGCGACGACGTCACCATCCACGTACGCGAATGGCTGCCGGACGGCCCGCCGCGCGCCGTCGTCCAGATCGCCCACGGCATGGGCGAGCACTCCGCCCGCTACACCCCCCTCGCCCAGGCGCTGGCCGCCCGCGGCTACGCCGTCTACGCTGACGACCACCGCGGCCACGGGCTGAGCATGCACGCCGGCCCCGGCGTCCTCGGGGACGACGGCTGGAACCAGCTCGTCGAGGACCTCGCCACCCTGTCCGCGACGGCGAGGCAGCGCCACCCCGGCCTGCCGCTGGTGCTGCTCGGCCACAGCCTCGGCTCGTTCGCCGCCCAGCAGTACGTGATGGACCACCCCGGCCTGGCCGACGTCGTGGTGCTGTGCGGGACCACGGCCGTGGATGGGCTCTTCGCGCGGCTGATCGAGGCCGGCCCCGACGTGATGGCCGCGTTCAACGCCCCCTTCCAGCCCGCCAGGACGGACGCGGACTGGCTCAGCCGCGACGAGGCGCAGGTCGACGCCTACCTGGCCGACCCCTGGTGCGGCTTCACCCTCGACGACACGGCCATGGCCGAGCTGTCCACGGCCGCGTCCTCCCGCCTCGCCGAGCCGCTCGGCATCCCGGCGGACCTGCCCGTGTACGTCCTGGTCGGCGACCAGGACCCGCTCAACGCCCACCTGTCGCTCAGCGCCCTCCTCGTCGAGCGGTACCGGAAGGCCGGCCTGAACCGGCTGACCTACCGCACCTACCCGGGCGCCCGGCACGAGCTGTTCAACGAGATCAACCGGGACGAGGTCGTCGCCGACCTGCTGGCCTGGCTGGACGACGTCACGCGCTGA
- a CDS encoding ABC transporter substrate-binding protein: protein MLFKSAAALTAAAMLVSTAACASDSDSGGDGGTVTVGAILSMSGIYSTLGPAQRNAMALGVQTLNETGFTVAGERYDLQISYADDESDPATTGVTALREMAQAQELPVIAYGLGSATYVPQLERTPVPMINILDSSYPSILDLDENLFLTRGGSPTYVPGCLYYAREELGATSVSVITASGEPYGEGLTQLVQESAGQEGVEIVASSEFPVGATDYSNAISEAVAADPDAIYLSSVTAVILPVLKQLRQSGYDGPVLHSSGVNPEQAEEILGSGFDTIMTDNYDCAGTLPTTSANPATSTFAQEYQLAYNEYPQDLTMWAYDFPFIVAEAMTRAGTTTDREAITEALHEIEVPEGTVSGWIAGDDRRLFTDRGARTASEVTTWCSGQQTIDSALTFDVIDGEIVSPELAADPCS, encoded by the coding sequence ATGCTCTTCAAGTCAGCAGCGGCGCTGACGGCCGCCGCGATGCTCGTGTCCACGGCCGCCTGTGCCTCGGACAGCGACTCCGGCGGCGACGGCGGCACGGTCACGGTCGGCGCGATCCTGTCCATGTCCGGGATCTACTCGACGCTCGGCCCGGCGCAGCGGAACGCCATGGCCCTGGGCGTCCAGACGCTCAACGAGACGGGCTTCACCGTCGCCGGCGAGCGGTACGACCTGCAGATCAGCTACGCCGACGACGAGTCCGACCCGGCCACCACCGGCGTGACCGCCCTGCGGGAGATGGCCCAGGCTCAGGAACTCCCGGTCATCGCCTACGGCTTGGGCTCGGCGACCTACGTGCCGCAGCTCGAACGCACGCCCGTCCCGATGATCAACATCCTGGACAGCTCATACCCCAGCATCCTCGACCTGGACGAGAACCTGTTCCTCACCCGCGGCGGCTCGCCGACCTATGTGCCGGGCTGCCTCTACTACGCCAGGGAGGAACTCGGCGCCACCTCCGTTTCGGTCATCACCGCCTCGGGCGAGCCCTACGGCGAGGGCCTGACCCAGCTGGTCCAGGAGTCGGCCGGGCAGGAGGGCGTGGAGATCGTGGCCAGCAGTGAGTTCCCGGTGGGGGCGACCGATTACAGCAACGCGATCAGCGAGGCGGTGGCGGCGGACCCGGACGCGATCTACCTGAGCAGCGTGACGGCAGTGATCCTGCCGGTCCTCAAGCAGCTGCGGCAGTCCGGCTACGACGGCCCCGTCCTGCACAGCAGCGGCGTCAACCCCGAGCAGGCCGAGGAGATCCTCGGCAGCGGCTTCGACACGATCATGACGGACAACTACGACTGTGCCGGAACGCTGCCCACCACCTCGGCCAACCCCGCGACGAGCACGTTCGCCCAGGAATACCAGCTCGCCTACAACGAGTACCCGCAGGATCTGACCATGTGGGCCTACGACTTCCCCTTCATCGTCGCCGAGGCGATGACACGGGCCGGGACCACGACCGACCGGGAGGCGATCACCGAGGCGCTGCATGAGATCGAGGTGCCCGAGGGCACCGTCAGCGGCTGGATAGCCGGTGACGACAGGCGGCTCTTCACCGACCGCGGCGCCCGCACGGCCTCGGAGGTCACCACCTGGTGCTCCGGTCAGCAGACCATCGACAGCGCCCTCACCTTCGATGTCATCGACGGCGAGATCGTGTCGCCCGAACTCGCGGCGGACCCCTGCTCATGA
- a CDS encoding branched-chain amino acid ABC transporter permease: MSQVLVNGVFLGCLFAVIAVGLTLVYGVMEVPNFAHAGVIVLAAYTTWWASDAGAPFVLAALAGIACGGVVSVLAEVFAYRWIIDNPAAAPAVALGLLLILQNTALRMYGGDGRSLDTPYDDALLEFGGVSLSGVKVALIVLAFLSLAALHLLLTRTSLGRAMRAVAQDREAAGMLGIPMRRQFTLAFLIAGLLAGVAAVAYAPTFQVSPYMADEVLLSAFVVVVLGGMGSVGGAVTGGLVLGIAESLGSAYISSAYQSAFGFLLLVIVLVWRPAGLAGAPARRVA, from the coding sequence ATGAGTCAGGTTCTCGTCAACGGTGTCTTCCTCGGTTGCCTGTTCGCCGTCATCGCCGTCGGTCTCACCCTCGTCTACGGCGTGATGGAGGTGCCCAACTTCGCGCACGCCGGCGTCATCGTCCTGGCCGCCTACACCACCTGGTGGGCCAGTGACGCCGGAGCCCCGTTCGTCCTCGCCGCCCTGGCCGGGATCGCCTGCGGCGGCGTGGTCTCGGTGCTGGCCGAGGTGTTCGCCTACCGGTGGATCATCGACAACCCCGCCGCCGCGCCCGCCGTCGCCCTCGGGCTGCTGCTGATTCTCCAGAACACCGCGCTGCGGATGTACGGCGGTGACGGCCGTTCGCTGGACACCCCCTACGACGACGCGCTCCTTGAGTTCGGCGGGGTGTCGCTGTCCGGCGTGAAGGTCGCGCTGATCGTGCTGGCGTTCCTGTCCCTGGCCGCCCTGCACCTGCTGCTGACCCGTACGTCGCTGGGCCGGGCGATGCGGGCGGTCGCCCAGGACCGGGAGGCGGCGGGCATGCTCGGCATTCCGATGCGTCGGCAGTTCACCCTCGCCTTCCTCATCGCGGGACTGCTGGCCGGCGTCGCGGCCGTCGCCTACGCGCCGACCTTCCAGGTCTCGCCCTACATGGCCGACGAAGTCCTGCTGAGCGCCTTCGTCGTCGTGGTCCTCGGGGGAATGGGCAGCGTGGGCGGCGCGGTGACCGGCGGGCTGGTCCTCGGCATCGCCGAGAGCCTCGGCTCCGCCTACATCAGCTCCGCCTACCAGAGCGCCTTCGGATTCCTCCTCCTCGTGATCGTCCTCGTCTGGCGCCCCGCGGGGCTCGCCGGCGCCCCAGCAAGAAGGGTGGCCTGA
- a CDS encoding branched-chain amino acid ABC transporter permease yields MHTSAPLNGPPPWLRHGGALGGIAALGLLAHQMLTTLEGEQGQVALLAVMWTIALTGLNLVQGLGGYPSLAHAAFYGGGAYLSAILLEEGLPMTVAALLAVTGTMLAGLVVALVFSRTRGQYFAIGTLFFTAVTTLVFTNATDWTGGPNGRPVDLGYTLEDTVTLMALSLAVALALYYVLARSRLGARLRAIREDEDLAQHLGVPTTRVKLLAFVLSAGFGAWAGVLFAQYNGVIAPSQFTFTQSFLMFVAIGLAGAGRLLAPVVGSAVVLTLTHLLDLGPGASQIVLGVLFVAVTLIVPNGILGGLATLWHRLHPAIRTDEVRKEAATP; encoded by the coding sequence GTGCACACCTCCGCACCACTGAACGGACCGCCGCCCTGGTTGCGGCATGGGGGGGCGCTGGGCGGGATCGCCGCGCTGGGCCTGCTCGCCCACCAGATGCTGACCACGCTCGAAGGCGAGCAGGGCCAGGTCGCACTGCTCGCCGTGATGTGGACCATCGCCCTCACCGGCCTGAATCTGGTCCAGGGTCTTGGGGGTTACCCGAGCCTGGCGCACGCCGCGTTCTACGGCGGCGGCGCCTACCTCTCCGCGATCCTCCTCGAAGAGGGCCTGCCCATGACCGTGGCCGCACTCCTCGCGGTCACCGGAACCATGCTGGCCGGGCTGGTCGTCGCACTCGTCTTCAGCCGCACCCGCGGCCAGTACTTCGCCATCGGCACCCTCTTCTTCACCGCCGTCACCACCCTCGTCTTCACCAACGCCACCGACTGGACCGGCGGCCCCAACGGCCGCCCCGTCGACCTCGGCTACACCCTGGAGGACACCGTCACCCTGATGGCCCTCTCCCTCGCCGTAGCCCTGGCCCTCTACTACGTCCTGGCCCGCAGCCGCCTCGGCGCCCGCCTGCGCGCCATCCGCGAGGACGAGGACCTCGCCCAGCACCTCGGCGTCCCCACCACCCGCGTCAAACTCCTCGCCTTCGTCCTCTCCGCCGGCTTCGGCGCCTGGGCCGGCGTCCTCTTCGCCCAGTACAACGGCGTCATCGCCCCCTCCCAGTTCACCTTCACCCAGAGCTTCCTCATGTTTGTCGCCATCGGACTCGCCGGAGCGGGACGCCTCCTGGCCCCCGTCGTCGGCAGCGCCGTCGTCCTCACCCTCACCCACCTCCTCGACCTGGGCCCCGGAGCCAGCCAGATCGTCCTCGGCGTCCTCTTCGTCGCCGTCACCCTCATCGTCCCCAACGGCATCCTCGGCGGACTCGCCACCCTCTGGCACCGCCTACACCCCGCCATCCGCACCGACGAGGTCCGGAAGGAGGCCGCCACCCCATGA
- a CDS encoding ABC transporter ATP-binding protein, with the protein MTTLLTAEGLTKKFGGVAAVDNVSFTLDPGTILGLIGPNGSGKTTLLSILAGTHDPTAGTVSLDGRIASGRGAHRAVRAGIARTFQTTRLFPTWTLRDSLRLAHGERSGRQPGEHTAWPDEELAHILALDGLLDRPCAGLTSAAQRLAMIALALATGPRVLLLDEPAVGMDHNEADVLGEAVRRVADDRGVGVIVVDHNMRFLMPLADTVLVMAAGAVLATGTPEEIRTDKAVITSYLGGA; encoded by the coding sequence ATGACCACACTGCTCACCGCCGAGGGACTCACCAAGAAATTCGGCGGCGTCGCCGCCGTCGACAACGTCTCCTTCACCCTCGACCCAGGCACCATCCTCGGCCTCATCGGTCCCAACGGGTCCGGCAAGACGACACTGCTGAGCATCCTCGCCGGCACGCACGACCCGACGGCCGGGACCGTGAGCCTCGACGGGCGGATCGCGTCCGGGCGCGGAGCCCACCGGGCGGTCCGGGCCGGGATCGCCCGCACCTTCCAGACCACCCGCCTCTTCCCCACCTGGACCCTCCGCGACAGCCTCCGCCTCGCCCACGGCGAACGCAGCGGCCGGCAGCCGGGGGAGCACACCGCCTGGCCGGACGAGGAACTGGCCCACATCCTCGCCCTGGACGGCCTGCTGGACCGGCCCTGTGCCGGCCTCACCAGCGCCGCCCAGCGGCTGGCGATGATCGCCCTCGCCCTCGCCACCGGCCCCCGCGTCCTCCTCCTGGACGAACCCGCCGTCGGCATGGACCACAACGAAGCAGACGTCCTCGGCGAAGCCGTCCGCCGGGTCGCCGACGACCGGGGGGTGGGCGTCATCGTGGTCGATCACAACATGCGGTTCCTCATGCCCCTGGCCGACACCGTCCTGGTCATGGCCGCGGGCGCCGTCCTCGCCACCGGCACCCCCGAGGAAATCCGCACCGACAAAGCCGTCATCACCTCCTACCTCGGAGGAGCCTGA
- a CDS encoding ABC transporter ATP-binding protein, protein MLTIHHLTIAFGPTTAVRDLTLHARTGTITGILGANGAGKTTTLLGIHHRVPRHTGHITLDGHDVTQHDTTALVRAGIALCPENRRLFPNMTIEDNLLLGAYGQGRATRRARLERAYERFPWLRERRNEAAGRLSGGQQQTVAIARALMSEPRLILLDEPSSGLSPVAVDEIGQVLHDIAADGTTMLLVEQNVRLVEKLCTTAYILAHGQITAHGPVTQLLSTDTVSNAYLGPAG, encoded by the coding sequence ATGCTCACCATCCACCACCTCACCATCGCCTTCGGCCCCACCACCGCCGTCCGCGACCTCACCCTCCACGCCCGAACCGGCACCATCACCGGCATCCTCGGCGCCAACGGCGCCGGCAAGACCACCACTCTCCTCGGCATCCACCACCGCGTCCCCCGCCACACCGGCCACATCACCCTCGACGGCCACGACGTCACCCAGCACGACACCACCGCCCTGGTGCGCGCCGGCATCGCGCTGTGCCCCGAGAACCGGCGGCTGTTCCCCAACATGACCATCGAGGACAACCTGCTGCTGGGGGCCTACGGGCAGGGACGCGCGACCCGCCGGGCACGCCTCGAACGCGCCTACGAGCGTTTCCCCTGGCTGCGCGAACGCCGCAACGAAGCCGCCGGACGCCTCAGCGGCGGCCAGCAGCAGACCGTCGCCATCGCCCGCGCCCTCATGTCCGAACCCCGCCTCATCCTCCTGGACGAACCCTCAAGCGGCCTCTCCCCCGTCGCCGTGGACGAGATCGGCCAAGTACTCCACGACATCGCCGCCGACGGCACCACCATGCTCCTGGTCGAACAGAACGTCCGCCTCGTCGAAAAACTCTGCACCACCGCCTACATCCTCGCCCACGGCCAGATCACCGCCCACGGCCCCGTCACCCAACTCCTCAGCACCGACACCGTGTCCAACGCCTACCTGGGGCCAGCGGGCTGA
- a CDS encoding PucR family transcriptional regulator gives MDRPASRSETVSVVSALLRRTPELGDRLARNLRVELESYRDEDRVPADSLRESCRRNLELPLRHLLTPDRPPDLAPARKTGRERALQGIPLPEVLYAFRTGFELLWSELVVEARRTGGVSSETLVPLAAEVWRLVGEYSDSMAMAYRETAAELTLRREQERSVLVEALFTGVITDRVTQWEAARTLGLPGTGPYLVAAADVPAPGQEALPGVEAALRAGQVPSAWRLLPDQQIGVLSVRSPDAEAAALDVLREHGTRLGVSPRYDALSDTPRALRFARLALTGLTAGKPGLAQFSDSPVAMLAAAAPEEARRLAGAVLDGILRLPHRERDRLLETLEVWYAAGGSADEVGRRLFCHPNTVRYRLRSVEELTGRSLKDPGAVTDLGVALRALRLLPEDTA, from the coding sequence ATGGACCGCCCGGCGTCGCGCAGCGAGACCGTCTCCGTGGTGTCCGCGCTGCTGCGCCGGACGCCCGAGCTGGGGGACCGGCTGGCCCGGAACCTCCGCGTCGAGCTGGAGTCCTACCGCGACGAGGACCGGGTGCCGGCCGACTCCCTGCGGGAGTCCTGCCGCCGGAACCTCGAGCTGCCGCTCCGGCACCTGCTGACCCCCGACCGGCCGCCGGATCTCGCCCCGGCCCGCAAGACCGGCCGCGAGCGCGCCCTCCAGGGGATCCCGCTGCCCGAGGTGCTCTACGCCTTCCGGACCGGCTTCGAGCTGCTCTGGTCCGAGCTGGTCGTCGAGGCCCGCCGCACCGGGGGCGTGTCCAGCGAAACGCTGGTGCCGCTGGCCGCCGAGGTGTGGCGGCTGGTCGGCGAGTACTCCGACTCGATGGCCATGGCCTACCGGGAGACCGCGGCCGAGCTGACGCTCCGCCGCGAGCAGGAGCGTTCCGTCCTCGTGGAGGCCCTGTTCACCGGCGTCATCACCGACCGGGTCACCCAGTGGGAGGCCGCCAGGACGCTCGGCCTCCCCGGCACCGGCCCCTACCTCGTCGCAGCGGCGGACGTCCCGGCGCCCGGCCAGGAGGCGTTGCCCGGCGTCGAGGCCGCGCTGCGGGCCGGCCAGGTGCCGTCCGCCTGGCGGCTCCTGCCCGACCAGCAGATCGGCGTGCTGTCCGTCCGCTCGCCCGACGCCGAGGCCGCGGCCCTGGATGTCCTCCGGGAGCACGGCACCCGCCTCGGCGTCAGCCCGCGGTACGACGCGCTGAGCGACACACCGCGGGCCCTGCGGTTCGCCCGCCTCGCGCTCACCGGCCTTACCGCCGGGAAGCCTGGCCTCGCCCAGTTCAGCGACAGCCCCGTCGCCATGCTGGCGGCGGCGGCCCCCGAGGAGGCGCGGCGGCTGGCCGGGGCCGTGCTGGACGGGATCCTGCGGCTGCCGCACCGCGAGCGGGACCGGCTGCTGGAGACCCTGGAGGTCTGGTACGCCGCCGGCGGCTCCGCGGACGAGGTCGGCCGGCGGCTCTTCTGCCACCCGAACACCGTCCGGTACCGGCTGCGCTCGGTGGAGGAGCTGACCGGCCGCTCGCTGAAGGACCCCGGTGCGGTGACCGATCTCGGCGTTGCGCTCCGCGCGCTGCGGCTGCTCCCCGAGGACACCGCCTGA
- a CDS encoding BlaI/MecI/CopY family transcriptional regulator, translating to MRDQDQDQDGRPRRRGRGELEAQVLAALRRAERPVAAAWVREWLGGGLAHTTVVTILSRLHAKGAVTRERAGRAFVWTPAADRARLAARRMCQVLEGEPDREAVLAGFAAALSSADARLLRGLLGPAAPREPRGAR from the coding sequence GTGAGGGACCAGGACCAGGACCAGGACGGGCGGCCCCGGCGCCGGGGCCGGGGCGAACTGGAGGCCCAGGTGCTCGCCGCGCTGCGGCGGGCGGAGCGGCCGGTCGCCGCCGCCTGGGTGCGGGAGTGGCTCGGTGGCGGCCTCGCCCACACCACCGTGGTGACGATCCTCTCCCGCCTGCACGCCAAGGGCGCCGTGACCCGGGAGCGGGCGGGCCGCGCCTTCGTCTGGACGCCCGCCGCGGACCGGGCCCGGCTCGCCGCGCGGCGGATGTGCCAGGTGCTGGAGGGGGAGCCGGACCGCGAGGCGGTGCTGGCCGGGTTCGCCGCCGCGCTGTCGTCCGCGGACGCGCGGCTGCTGCGCGGCCTCCTCGGCCCGGCGGCCCCCCGCGAGCCGCGCGGCGCCCGCTGA
- a CDS encoding hemolysin family protein, which yields MTEVVLLLVALSLTLACAVFVAAEFSLTTVERGELERAAAAGDKGAAGALEGVRALTFQLSGAQLGITVTSLVIGMLAEPSLAGLLRGPLEAAGLTGGAASTAAVALGVALSTVVLMVVGELVPKNWAISRPLAVARVVAGPQRGFTAAFGPFIRHLNGTANRLVRRLGLEPAEELASARTPQELVALARHSAAEGVLPQDSAELFVRTLHLGELTAQSVMTPRVDVHALATVASAADAANLTLATGLSRFPVYRDGLDDVVGVVHIKAILALGDRVRAITPVSDVMAEPLLVPDSVPVDRLLDRLRGGGGALAVVVDEYGGTAGVVTLEDIVEEVVGEVRDEHDPAEAPDLAPAGPGVWEADGGVRVDRLATIGLTAPDGPYETVAGLLATALARIPAAGDTAETAGWRLTVLATAHHRAVRVRITAPGPDGQDTPDAPQDPDTADRPHHRDRP from the coding sequence GTGACGGAAGTCGTGCTGCTGCTCGTCGCGTTGTCGCTGACGCTGGCCTGCGCGGTGTTCGTGGCCGCCGAGTTCTCGCTGACGACCGTGGAGCGCGGCGAGCTGGAACGGGCCGCCGCCGCGGGCGACAAGGGCGCCGCGGGAGCGCTGGAGGGCGTGCGCGCGCTGACGTTCCAGCTCTCCGGCGCGCAATTGGGCATCACGGTCACCTCGCTGGTGATCGGCATGCTGGCCGAGCCGTCGCTCGCCGGACTGCTGCGCGGGCCGCTGGAGGCGGCCGGGCTGACCGGCGGCGCGGCGTCCACGGCGGCCGTCGCCCTCGGCGTGGCGCTCTCCACGGTGGTGCTGATGGTGGTGGGCGAGCTGGTCCCGAAGAACTGGGCGATCTCCCGGCCGCTGGCCGTCGCCCGGGTGGTCGCCGGGCCGCAGCGAGGCTTCACCGCCGCGTTCGGCCCGTTCATCCGCCACCTCAACGGGACCGCCAACCGCCTGGTCCGGCGGCTGGGCCTGGAGCCGGCCGAGGAGCTGGCCTCCGCCCGCACCCCGCAGGAACTGGTCGCGCTGGCCCGGCACTCGGCGGCCGAGGGCGTCCTGCCGCAGGACTCGGCCGAGCTGTTCGTCCGCACCCTGCACCTGGGGGAGCTGACGGCGCAGAGCGTGATGACGCCGCGCGTGGACGTCCACGCGCTGGCCACCGTCGCCAGCGCCGCCGACGCGGCCAACCTGACGCTGGCCACCGGCCTCTCCCGGTTCCCCGTCTACCGCGACGGCCTGGACGACGTCGTGGGCGTCGTCCACATCAAGGCCATCCTCGCCCTCGGCGACCGGGTGCGGGCCATCACCCCCGTCTCCGACGTGATGGCCGAGCCGCTGCTGGTGCCCGACAGCGTGCCGGTGGACCGGCTGCTGGACCGGCTGCGCGGTGGCGGCGGCGCGCTGGCCGTCGTCGTGGACGAGTACGGAGGCACCGCCGGGGTGGTCACCCTGGAGGACATCGTCGAGGAGGTCGTCGGAGAGGTCCGCGACGAGCACGACCCCGCCGAGGCGCCCGACCTGGCCCCGGCCGGACCCGGCGTCTGGGAGGCCGACGGCGGCGTCCGCGTCGACCGGCTCGCCACCATCGGCCTGACCGCGCCGGACGGCCCGTACGAGACCGTCGCCGGGCTGCTGGCCACCGCGCTCGCCCGGATACCCGCGGCCGGTGACACCGCCGAGACGGCGGGCTGGCGGCTGACCGTCCTGGCCACCGCCCACCACCGCGCGGTGCGCGTCCGGATCACCGCGCCCGGACCCGACGGCCAGGACACGCCCGACGCCCCCCAGGACCCCGACACCGCCGACCGCCCCCACCACCGGGACCGACCATGA